A region of Bradyrhizobium sp. SZCCHNS1050 DNA encodes the following proteins:
- a CDS encoding magnesium transporter CorA family protein, whose product MFSVFVPSEAALKKMAITDPAALPDNAVWVDLVNPSNAEDRAVEKLAGIAVPTREDMQEIEISSRLYIENGARYMTATLMCHSDSDMPRTTAVTFILAGHRLVTVRYDQPRPFAVVEAKLARNCAPGITGEMVLMELLDAVIDRCADILEKVGADIDQVSHEIFEPNNERHGHAKQYSQILIAIGRKGDLTSKVRESLVSIGRLVTFLSAVVEGVKWSKDMREQLKTMQRDVASLTDHASYLAGKITFVLDAMLGVVNLEQNNIIKLFSVMAVVLMPPTLIASIYGMNFKMMPELEWVHGYPMALVLMLICAIVPYYIFKLKKWL is encoded by the coding sequence ATGTTCTCGGTGTTCGTTCCGTCCGAAGCCGCGCTGAAGAAGATGGCGATCACCGATCCTGCCGCTCTGCCGGACAATGCGGTCTGGGTCGACCTGGTGAACCCGAGCAATGCCGAGGATCGGGCCGTCGAAAAGCTGGCCGGGATCGCGGTGCCGACGCGCGAGGACATGCAGGAGATCGAGATCTCCAGCCGCCTCTACATCGAGAACGGCGCCCGCTACATGACGGCTACGCTGATGTGTCACTCGGACTCCGATATGCCCAGGACCACCGCCGTCACCTTCATCCTGGCGGGCCACCGTCTGGTGACGGTCCGCTACGACCAGCCGCGACCGTTCGCCGTGGTGGAGGCCAAGCTCGCTCGCAACTGTGCGCCCGGGATCACCGGCGAGATGGTGCTGATGGAGTTGCTCGATGCGGTAATCGACCGCTGCGCCGACATTCTCGAGAAGGTCGGGGCCGATATCGACCAGGTCAGCCACGAGATCTTCGAGCCGAACAATGAGCGTCACGGACACGCCAAGCAGTATTCGCAGATCCTGATCGCGATCGGGCGCAAGGGCGACCTGACCTCGAAGGTGCGTGAGAGCCTGGTGTCGATCGGCCGTCTCGTCACGTTTCTCTCTGCTGTCGTCGAAGGCGTGAAGTGGTCGAAGGATATGCGCGAGCAGCTCAAGACCATGCAGCGCGACGTCGCCTCGCTGACCGACCACGCGTCCTATCTCGCGGGCAAGATCACCTTCGTGCTGGATGCGATGCTCGGTGTCGTCAACCTCGAGCAGAACAACATCATCAAGCTGTTCTCGGTGATGGCGGTGGTGCTGATGCCGCCGACCTTGATCGCATCGATCTACGGCATGAACTTCAAGATGATGCCGGAGCTCGAATGGGTGCACGGCTATCCGATGGCGCTGGTGCTGATGCTGATCTGCGCGATCGTGCCGTACTACATCTTCAAATTGAAGAAGTGGCTGTAG
- a CDS encoding DUF4424 family protein: MVLLLIGTCPLRANDSSAAMAAGGLTLVKNQQVRMVSEVLRIAPRLVEVTYVFQNTESDDVTTLVAFPLPDLDQQTLNVHPVNLAFEGKANFVGFEVWSDGREIAPDVDVRAFDDRGRDVTAELRRLGVDPVNPSLDEVRHGAALRSQHLAEFEDKDILPIWKTRVSFHWQQTFPAGKQITIRHRYRPVYGSWYTPTDSRVSRVKTSSELGGPWCFDRGFVAAEQRLLDRESAANKNGSGGSDILYDNVQYVLKTGANWHGPIGRFELQIDKGGADLVSTCPVQGLTLQRVPYGFSGVAIDYTPTSDLDILFVSSRFLGKADGSDARTK; this comes from the coding sequence GTGGTCCTGCTGCTCATCGGGACCTGTCCGCTAAGGGCCAACGATTCCTCCGCGGCAATGGCTGCGGGCGGGCTGACCCTGGTCAAGAATCAGCAAGTGCGGATGGTGTCGGAGGTGCTGCGCATTGCGCCCCGGCTGGTCGAGGTCACCTACGTGTTTCAGAACACAGAGTCAGACGACGTTACCACCCTGGTCGCCTTTCCACTGCCGGACCTCGACCAGCAGACCTTGAACGTGCATCCCGTAAATCTCGCCTTCGAAGGCAAGGCCAATTTCGTCGGTTTCGAGGTCTGGAGTGATGGGCGGGAGATCGCGCCGGATGTGGATGTGAGAGCCTTTGATGACCGCGGCCGCGATGTCACTGCGGAGCTCAGGCGTCTAGGCGTCGATCCGGTCAATCCGAGCCTCGACGAGGTCCGCCACGGGGCTGCATTGCGGAGCCAGCATCTGGCCGAGTTCGAAGACAAGGATATTCTTCCGATCTGGAAAACGCGTGTCAGCTTTCACTGGCAGCAGACATTCCCGGCCGGCAAGCAGATCACGATCAGGCACCGCTATCGGCCTGTCTATGGCTCATGGTACACGCCGACCGATTCCCGGGTGTCTCGAGTCAAAACTTCGAGCGAACTCGGTGGGCCCTGGTGCTTCGATCGCGGGTTTGTTGCTGCCGAGCAGCGCCTGCTCGATCGAGAAAGCGCGGCTAACAAGAATGGCTCAGGCGGCTCTGACATTCTGTATGACAATGTCCAATATGTGCTGAAAACCGGCGCCAATTGGCATGGCCCAATTGGCCGTTTCGAACTGCAGATCGATAAGGGCGGAGCGGACTTGGTCTCGACCTGCCCGGTTCAGGGACTGACGCTGCAGCGGGTCCCTTACGGCTTCAGCGGCGTCGCAATCGACTACACCCCGACTAGCGATCTCGACATCCTGTTCGTGTCCAGCCGGTTTCTCGGCAAGGCCGATGGATCCGACGCCAGGACCAAGTAA
- a CDS encoding anti-sigma factor has protein sequence MMTEPTIPVTEDELHAYVDNELPAERRSDVERWLAAHPADAERVQSWRSMAEALHARYDSIVNEPVPPRLDLDGLERRPRRWVVAAMAASVAAFAVGGAVGWVARGAASSPSPLQALAGEALDAHRLYVVEVRHPVEVPGDEKAHLQQWLTRRCGRTVQAPELETTGLKLVGGRLLPGPTGPASFLMYESTSGERFTVYATKVGIEAAEMRYTAQGNTAALSWAERGVSYVVSGSSDRTRLTQVARLVYDQTERAGG, from the coding sequence ATGATGACCGAGCCGACCATTCCCGTCACCGAAGACGAGCTGCACGCCTATGTCGACAACGAGCTGCCGGCCGAGCGCCGCAGCGACGTCGAGCGCTGGCTGGCCGCGCATCCGGCGGACGCCGAGCGGGTGCAATCCTGGCGCAGCATGGCTGAGGCGCTCCATGCCCGCTACGATTCGATCGTCAACGAGCCGGTGCCGCCGCGGCTCGACCTCGACGGCCTGGAGCGCCGGCCGCGGCGCTGGGTCGTCGCGGCCATGGCGGCAAGCGTGGCGGCCTTCGCGGTCGGCGGCGCGGTCGGCTGGGTCGCGCGTGGCGCCGCGTCCTCGCCGTCGCCGCTGCAGGCCCTTGCCGGCGAGGCGCTCGATGCGCACCGGCTCTATGTCGTGGAGGTGCGCCATCCGGTGGAGGTTCCTGGCGACGAGAAGGCCCATCTGCAGCAATGGCTGACGCGACGCTGCGGTCGCACCGTGCAGGCGCCGGAGCTGGAAACCACCGGGCTGAAGCTCGTCGGCGGCCGGCTGCTGCCGGGGCCGACCGGCCCGGCGTCCTTCCTGATGTACGAGAGCACCTCCGGCGAGCGCTTTACGGTGTATGCGACCAAGGTCGGGATCGAGGCGGCCGAGATGCGCTATACGGCGCAGGGCAACACCGCTGCACTCTCGTGGGCGGAGCGCGGCGTCAGCTACGTCGTCAGCGGCAGCAGTGACCGGACGCGTCTCACCCAGGTCGCGCGCCTTGTTTATGACCAGACCGAACGGGCGGGCGGCTAG
- a CDS encoding fatty-acid--CoA ligase, which yields MLGLMQDWPLLCHRIIEHAATIHGSQEVVTRSVEGPIVRTTYRQIHDRALKVSQKLTRDGIKLGDRVATIAWNTGRHLEVWYGIMGIGAICHTVNPRLFPEQIGWIINHAQDRIVITDLTFVPILEKLADKLPSVERYIVLTDAAHMPQTTLKNAVAYESWIGEADGDFAWGTFDENTAAAMCYTSGTTGDPKGVLYSHRSNVLHALMANSRDSLGTSAADTMLPVVPLFHANSWGIAFSAPSMGTKLVMPGPKLDGASVYELLDTEKVTYTAGVPTVWLMLLQHMQAHNLKLPHLKMVVCGGSAMPRSMIQAFLDMGIGVRHAWGMTEMSPIGTLATLKPPFLAADGDAKLDVLQTQGFPPFGVEMKITDDAGTELPWDGKTFGRLKVSGPAVSKAYYKVDSNILDDEGFFDTGDVATVDEHGYMRITDRSKDVIKSGGEWISSIDLENLAVGHPAVAEAAVIGVYHPKWDERPLLIVQLKPGQTATREDILKYMEGKIAKWWMPDDVAFVDGIPHTATGKILKTALRDQFKSYRFPNAAA from the coding sequence ATGCTTGGTTTGATGCAAGACTGGCCCCTGCTTTGTCACCGGATCATCGAGCATGCGGCGACAATCCACGGCTCCCAGGAGGTCGTGACCCGCTCGGTCGAAGGCCCCATCGTTCGCACCACCTATCGGCAAATCCACGACCGCGCTCTCAAGGTCTCGCAGAAGCTGACGCGCGACGGCATCAAGCTCGGCGACCGCGTCGCCACCATCGCCTGGAATACCGGCCGTCACCTCGAGGTCTGGTATGGCATCATGGGAATCGGCGCGATCTGTCACACGGTCAATCCGCGCCTGTTTCCCGAGCAGATCGGCTGGATCATCAACCATGCCCAGGACCGCATCGTCATCACCGATCTGACGTTCGTGCCGATCCTCGAGAAGCTCGCCGACAAGCTGCCGAGCGTCGAGCGCTACATCGTGCTGACCGACGCCGCGCACATGCCGCAGACGACGCTCAAGAATGCCGTCGCCTACGAATCGTGGATCGGCGAGGCCGACGGCGATTTCGCCTGGGGGACCTTCGACGAGAACACCGCAGCCGCGATGTGCTACACGTCCGGCACCACTGGTGATCCGAAAGGTGTGCTGTATTCGCATCGGTCCAACGTGCTGCATGCGTTGATGGCCAATAGCCGGGATTCACTCGGTACGTCCGCAGCAGACACAATGCTTCCGGTGGTTCCGCTGTTCCATGCCAACAGCTGGGGCATTGCCTTCTCCGCTCCCTCGATGGGCACCAAGCTGGTGATGCCCGGCCCCAAGCTCGACGGCGCGTCCGTCTACGAGCTGCTCGACACCGAGAAGGTGACCTACACCGCCGGCGTGCCGACGGTGTGGCTGATGCTGCTGCAGCACATGCAGGCGCATAACCTCAAACTGCCGCATCTGAAGATGGTCGTGTGCGGCGGCTCGGCGATGCCGCGCTCGATGATCCAGGCCTTCCTCGACATGGGCATCGGCGTGCGCCATGCCTGGGGCATGACCGAGATGAGCCCGATCGGCACGCTCGCCACCCTGAAGCCGCCGTTCCTCGCCGCCGACGGCGACGCCAAGCTCGATGTGCTGCAGACCCAGGGCTTCCCGCCGTTCGGGGTCGAGATGAAGATCACCGACGATGCCGGCACCGAGTTGCCGTGGGACGGCAAGACCTTCGGCCGGCTCAAGGTGTCCGGTCCCGCGGTGTCGAAGGCCTACTACAAGGTCGACAGCAACATCCTCGACGATGAAGGCTTCTTCGACACCGGCGACGTCGCCACCGTCGATGAGCATGGCTATATGCGCATCACCGACCGCTCCAAGGACGTCATCAAGTCCGGCGGCGAATGGATCTCCTCGATCGACCTCGAGAATCTCGCCGTCGGCCATCCGGCCGTCGCCGAGGCTGCCGTGATCGGCGTCTATCATCCGAAATGGGACGAGCGCCCGCTGCTGATCGTGCAGTTGAAGCCCGGCCAGACCGCGACGCGCGAGGACATCCTGAAATACATGGAAGGCAAGATCGCCAAATGGTGGATGCCCGATGACGTCGCCTTCGTCGACGGCATCCCGCACACGGCAACGGGCAAGATCCTGAAGACTGCGCTGCGCGACCAGTTCAAGAGCTATCGCTTCCCCAACGCCGCCGCCTAG
- a CDS encoding RT0821/Lpp0805 family surface protein, which translates to MTLILIGLSGGGCSLSRPETAFAKMDDAEITGAVSPPPEREPTEADLAFARNAASDVLTKGSKDSSQPWQNPQTGARGSVTPIAKSYTADDGRTCRDFLASYVNGKTERWLQGSACRIERGRWDIQTLKPWQQS; encoded by the coding sequence TTGACACTCATTCTAATCGGCCTGTCCGGCGGCGGCTGCAGCCTGTCGCGCCCTGAAACGGCCTTTGCCAAGATGGACGATGCGGAGATCACCGGCGCGGTCAGCCCGCCGCCCGAGCGCGAGCCGACCGAAGCCGATCTCGCTTTTGCCCGCAACGCCGCGTCGGACGTGCTGACCAAGGGGAGCAAGGATTCCAGCCAGCCGTGGCAGAATCCGCAGACCGGCGCCCGCGGCTCGGTGACGCCGATCGCCAAGTCCTACACGGCCGACGACGGCCGTACGTGCCGCGATTTCCTGGCGAGCTACGTCAACGGCAAGACGGAACGCTGGCTGCAGGGCTCGGCGTGTCGTATCGAGCGTGGGCGCTGGGACATCCAGACGCTCAAACCCTGGCAGCAAAGCTAG
- the pdxH gene encoding pyridoxamine 5'-phosphate oxidase, with the protein MTDPTSIKHQTTLTSGTSADFTQAGEPFALFAAWFAEAGKSEPNDPNAMALATVDESGLPDVRMVLMKGYDEDGFVFYSHKASQKGRELAANPKAALLFHWKSLRRQVRIRGLVAPVTDEEADAYFATRPKQAQLGAWASKQSQPLESRFAFEQAIAKVAAQYIIGEVPRPPGWSGWRITPVSMEFWHDRPFRLHDRIEFRREASGRPWTKVRMYP; encoded by the coding sequence ATGACCGACCCCACGAGCATCAAACACCAGACAACCTTAACATCCGGTACATCCGCCGATTTTACCCAGGCCGGCGAGCCGTTTGCGCTGTTTGCGGCGTGGTTTGCCGAAGCCGGCAAGAGCGAGCCCAACGATCCGAATGCGATGGCGCTGGCAACGGTCGACGAGAGCGGGCTGCCTGACGTGCGCATGGTGCTGATGAAGGGCTATGACGAGGACGGCTTCGTCTTCTACAGCCACAAGGCCAGCCAGAAGGGCCGCGAGCTCGCCGCCAATCCGAAGGCCGCGCTGCTGTTTCACTGGAAGTCGCTGCGCCGCCAGGTCCGCATCCGCGGCCTCGTGGCGCCGGTGACCGACGAAGAGGCCGACGCCTATTTCGCGACCCGGCCGAAGCAGGCGCAGCTCGGCGCCTGGGCCAGCAAGCAGTCGCAGCCGCTGGAGAGCCGCTTCGCGTTCGAGCAGGCGATCGCCAAGGTCGCCGCGCAATACATCATCGGCGAGGTGCCGCGCCCGCCGGGATGGAGCGGCTGGCGCATCACGCCCGTCAGCATGGAGTTCTGGCACGACCGGCCATTCCGCCTGCACGACCGCATCGAATTCCGGCGCGAGGCTTCGGGCCGGCCGTGGACCAAGGTGCGGATGTATCCGTAG
- a CDS encoding extensin family protein produces MVSAVAAAIALSWLMAAPAAAAKSAHRSPPAASEPAAKPADGVAKVPLPQPRPADAPAREAAKGEDAAPRDAASAGPKADAQAPPPPSACRLALTEEVAIAPSIPPIKGPGGCGGEDLVRLEAVVLPDKRRVALTPAATMRCPMATAVVNWVRNDVAPLAERLGSAVTALDNFDSYQCRGRNNVNGAQLSEHGRANALDVHGFKLADGRLVDLTDRTQPRDVREAVLHAVCTHFSTVLGPDSDWYHEDHIHLDLIERRNNYRICQWDVLDPLPKVAPLMPAMRPDDAPPRETAEDRDVKGGKAAAKAGPAATPGVSAEKAAAPSESAADDGAAAEAEETEPAASPPAAQPVPAKSGGKRKHKNKS; encoded by the coding sequence ATGGTTAGCGCTGTGGCCGCGGCGATCGCATTGAGCTGGCTCATGGCGGCGCCGGCGGCGGCCGCGAAATCGGCGCACCGCAGCCCGCCCGCGGCCTCTGAGCCCGCAGCGAAGCCGGCCGACGGCGTTGCCAAGGTGCCGCTTCCGCAGCCGCGGCCAGCCGACGCGCCGGCGCGGGAGGCGGCCAAGGGCGAGGATGCCGCTCCGCGCGACGCGGCCAGCGCCGGTCCAAAGGCGGATGCCCAAGCCCCGCCGCCGCCTTCGGCCTGCCGGCTGGCCCTGACCGAAGAGGTCGCGATCGCGCCATCGATTCCGCCGATCAAGGGGCCTGGCGGCTGCGGCGGCGAGGACCTGGTGCGGCTGGAGGCGGTGGTGCTGCCTGACAAGCGCAGGGTGGCGCTGACGCCTGCGGCAACCATGCGTTGTCCGATGGCGACCGCGGTCGTCAACTGGGTGCGCAACGATGTGGCGCCGCTGGCCGAACGGCTCGGCAGCGCGGTCACCGCGCTCGACAATTTCGATTCATATCAGTGCCGCGGCCGCAACAATGTCAACGGCGCGCAGCTGTCGGAGCACGGCCGTGCCAATGCGCTGGACGTCCACGGCTTCAAGCTGGCCGACGGCCGCCTGGTCGATCTCACCGACCGCACCCAGCCGCGCGATGTGCGCGAGGCGGTGCTGCACGCGGTCTGCACCCATTTCTCCACGGTGCTTGGCCCCGATTCCGACTGGTACCACGAGGACCACATCCATCTCGACCTGATCGAACGCCGCAACAACTACCGCATCTGCCAATGGGACGTGTTGGATCCGCTGCCGAAGGTCGCGCCCCTGATGCCGGCGATGCGTCCCGACGATGCGCCGCCGCGCGAGACGGCTGAGGACAGGGACGTCAAGGGCGGCAAGGCCGCGGCCAAAGCGGGGCCGGCTGCCACACCCGGTGTCAGTGCGGAGAAGGCGGCTGCCCCGTCCGAGTCAGCTGCTGATGACGGCGCTGCAGCGGAAGCTGAAGAGACGGAGCCGGCAGCGTCTCCGCCCGCGGCTCAACCTGTGCCAGCCAAGAGTGGTGGCAAGAGGAAGCACAAGAACAAGTCATGA
- a CDS encoding sigma-70 family RNA polymerase sigma factor yields MNAFRQSVETMIPALRRYARALARDMDAADELVQDTLVRALRSERLFLGGDIRSWLYTILTNLNKNRRRSLARRPHFMPLQDDNADASGTEAEGRDIERALATLVEEQRAALLLVVLEGMSYREVADIQGVPIGTVMSRLARARAHVRAVLEGERPALRRVK; encoded by the coding sequence ATGAACGCGTTCCGCCAGAGCGTCGAGACCATGATTCCGGCACTGCGCCGTTATGCCCGGGCGCTGGCGCGCGACATGGACGCGGCCGACGAACTGGTCCAGGACACGCTGGTGCGGGCGCTGCGCTCGGAGCGGCTGTTCCTGGGCGGCGACATCAGGAGCTGGTTGTACACGATCCTGACCAATCTGAACAAGAACCGCCGGCGCTCCTTGGCGCGGCGGCCGCACTTCATGCCGCTCCAGGACGACAATGCCGACGCCAGCGGCACCGAGGCCGAGGGCCGGGACATCGAGCGCGCGCTGGCGACCCTGGTGGAGGAGCAGCGCGCGGCGCTTCTCCTCGTCGTGCTCGAAGGCATGAGCTACCGCGAGGTCGCCGATATCCAGGGTGTCCCAATCGGCACCGTGATGTCCCGCCTCGCCCGCGCCCGCGCCCATGTCCGTGCCGTGCTCGAGGGCGAGCGGCCGGCGCTGCGGAGGGTGAAATGA
- a CDS encoding DnaJ C-terminal domain-containing protein: MRDPYEVLGVPRSASAAAIKSAYRKLAKKHHPDSNKDDPKASARFAEINSANEILGDEEKRKQFDRGEIDADGKPRFQGFPGGGAGRGGPGGGFESYTFRSGGGPGGGFGGGGFEDILNSMFGGAGARGARGGGGSFEFDTGGVGLDLDLKVAMSVSLEESVKGGEKRVRLPSGKELNVKVPAGVTAGQQIRLKGQGESAPGHRPGDLLITIQIAPHPFFKVEGSDLRLDLPITLYEAVLGAKVRAPTLGSAVELSIPKNTSSGRTFRLKGKGLPKSDGSAGDLFVTTRIVLPDGNDAELEALMTKWRDRHPYNPRSNLS; this comes from the coding sequence ATGCGCGACCCCTATGAGGTCTTGGGGGTGCCGCGAAGCGCCAGCGCTGCGGCCATCAAGAGCGCCTATCGCAAGCTCGCCAAGAAGCATCATCCCGACAGCAACAAGGATGACCCGAAGGCATCGGCGCGGTTTGCCGAGATCAATTCGGCCAACGAGATCCTGGGCGACGAGGAGAAGCGCAAGCAGTTCGATCGCGGGGAGATCGACGCTGACGGCAAGCCGCGCTTCCAGGGCTTTCCGGGTGGCGGCGCCGGCCGCGGCGGGCCGGGGGGCGGCTTCGAGAGCTATACCTTCCGCAGCGGCGGCGGGCCGGGCGGCGGCTTCGGCGGTGGCGGATTCGAGGACATTCTGAACAGCATGTTCGGCGGCGCCGGCGCGCGCGGTGCACGCGGCGGCGGCGGCTCGTTCGAGTTCGATACCGGCGGTGTCGGCCTCGACCTCGATCTGAAGGTTGCGATGTCGGTCTCGCTCGAGGAGTCCGTCAAGGGCGGCGAGAAGCGGGTGCGGCTGCCGTCGGGCAAGGAGCTCAACGTCAAGGTCCCCGCCGGCGTCACCGCCGGCCAGCAGATTAGGCTGAAGGGGCAGGGCGAGAGCGCGCCCGGACACCGGCCGGGTGATCTCCTGATCACGATCCAGATCGCGCCGCATCCGTTCTTCAAGGTCGAGGGCAGCGACCTCAGGCTCGATCTGCCGATCACGCTTTACGAGGCGGTCCTGGGCGCCAAGGTGAGGGCGCCGACGCTCGGCAGCGCGGTCGAGCTGTCGATCCCGAAGAACACCTCCAGCGGCCGGACCTTCCGGCTCAAGGGCAAGGGCCTGCCCAAGAGCGACGGCTCGGCCGGCGATCTATTCGTCACCACCCGGATCGTGCTGCCCGACGGCAACGACGCAGAGCTCGAAGCCCTGATGACCAAATGGCGCGACCGTCATCCCTACAATCCGCGCAGCAACCTCTCCTGA
- a CDS encoding ABC transporter substrate-binding protein has translation MRKSTRLLPWLLGASLAATAAHAAGNKVVIGDIDDMSGLYADVIGPGGVEAARMAIEDFGGSVLGNKIEFMESDHQNKPDVGAQKLREWADRDGVTMILGGSNTGVSLAMANAAKEKKIPFIAIGAAGASLTGKDCTPYTVHYAYDTTSLANGTAKTMVSQGGKSWFFLTADYAFGTQLQEAASKVVEANGGKVVGAVRVPLSTSDFSSYLLQAQGSGAQVLGLANAGNDFTNSIKAADEFGIAKTMKPAALLAFISDIHSLGLKTAQGLYLTTGWYWDLNDKTRAFAKRYYEKTKREPTMNQAAYYSATTTYLNAVKAAGTTESDKVMDQLRNMKIDDMFTSNGKIRADGLMEHEMYIMQVKKPEESKYPWDYYKLIQTMSGEEAFGKLSESACPLVHSH, from the coding sequence ATGCGAAAATCAACCCGCCTGCTGCCTTGGCTGCTGGGAGCATCACTGGCCGCCACGGCCGCGCACGCCGCTGGCAACAAGGTCGTGATCGGCGACATCGACGACATGTCCGGGCTCTATGCCGACGTGATCGGGCCGGGCGGGGTCGAGGCTGCAAGGATGGCGATCGAGGATTTCGGCGGCAGCGTGCTCGGCAACAAGATCGAGTTCATGGAGAGCGATCATCAGAACAAGCCGGACGTCGGCGCCCAGAAGTTGCGCGAGTGGGCCGATCGCGACGGGGTCACCATGATCCTCGGCGGCTCCAACACCGGGGTCAGCCTCGCGATGGCCAACGCCGCCAAGGAGAAGAAAATACCGTTCATCGCGATCGGTGCCGCCGGCGCCTCGCTGACCGGCAAGGACTGCACGCCCTACACCGTCCACTACGCCTACGATACGACCTCGCTCGCCAACGGCACCGCCAAGACCATGGTCAGCCAGGGCGGCAAGAGCTGGTTCTTCCTGACCGCCGACTACGCCTTCGGCACCCAGTTGCAGGAAGCCGCGTCCAAGGTGGTCGAGGCCAATGGCGGCAAGGTGGTCGGAGCGGTCCGCGTGCCGCTCTCCACGTCGGATTTCTCCAGCTATCTGCTGCAGGCGCAGGGCTCGGGCGCGCAGGTTCTGGGCCTCGCCAATGCCGGCAACGACTTCACGAACTCGATCAAGGCCGCGGATGAATTCGGCATCGCCAAGACGATGAAGCCGGCGGCACTGCTCGCCTTCATCAGCGACATCCACAGTCTCGGCCTGAAGACCGCGCAGGGTCTCTATCTCACCACCGGCTGGTATTGGGACCTCAACGACAAGACCCGTGCTTTCGCCAAGCGCTACTACGAAAAGACCAAGCGCGAGCCGACCATGAACCAGGCCGCCTACTACTCGGCGACGACCACCTATCTCAACGCCGTGAAGGCGGCCGGCACCACCGAGTCCGACAAGGTCATGGACCAGCTGCGCAATATGAAGATCGACGACATGTTCACGTCCAACGGCAAGATCCGCGCCGACGGCCTGATGGAGCATGAGATGTACATCATGCAGGTCAAGAAGCCGGAGGAGTCGAAGTACCCCTGGGACTACTACAAGCTGATCCAGACGATGTCCGGCGAGGAGGCATTCGGCAAGCTTTCGGAGTCCGCCTGCCCGCTGGTGCATTCGCATTGA
- a CDS encoding SDR family oxidoreductase gives MPTSSNQPRRTMLLTGASRGIGHATVIRFSSAGWRVLTCSRHPFPEECPWGAGPEDHVQVDLSDPQDTVRAIAEIKQRIDGGELHALVNNAAISPKGAGGARLGTVDTDLDTWNHVFRVNFFAPIMMARGLIKELKAARGSVVNVTSIAGSRVHPFAGAAYATSKAALAALTREMASDFGRVGVRVNSIAPGEIDTSILSPGTEKIVQEQIPMQRLGTPDEVAKIIYVLCTETSSYVNGAEIHINGGQHV, from the coding sequence ATGCCGACCTCTTCCAATCAGCCACGGCGCACGATGCTGCTGACCGGTGCCAGCCGCGGCATCGGTCATGCCACCGTGATCCGCTTCTCATCAGCCGGCTGGCGCGTCCTCACCTGCTCGCGGCACCCCTTTCCCGAAGAATGCCCGTGGGGCGCCGGCCCCGAGGACCACGTCCAGGTCGACCTGTCCGATCCCCAGGACACCGTGCGCGCGATCGCCGAGATCAAACAGCGGATCGACGGCGGCGAGCTGCACGCGCTGGTGAACAACGCCGCGATCTCGCCGAAGGGCGCGGGCGGTGCCCGGCTCGGCACCGTCGACACCGACCTCGACACCTGGAATCACGTCTTCCGCGTCAACTTCTTCGCGCCGATCATGATGGCGCGCGGCCTGATCAAGGAGCTGAAGGCGGCCAGGGGCTCCGTCGTCAACGTCACCTCGATCGCCGGCTCGCGCGTGCATCCCTTTGCCGGCGCGGCCTACGCGACCTCCAAGGCGGCGCTGGCCGCCCTGACCCGCGAGATGGCGTCGGATTTCGGCCGGGTCGGCGTTCGCGTCAACTCGATCGCGCCGGGCGAGATCGACACCTCGATCCTGTCGCCGGGCACCGAGAAGATCGTGCAGGAGCAGATCCCGATGCAGCGCCTCGGCACGCCCGACGAGGTCGCCAAGATCATCTACGTGCTGTGCACGGAGACCAGCTCCTACGTGAACGGCGCCGAGATCCACATCAACGGCGGCCAGCACGTCTGA
- a CDS encoding L,D-transpeptidase, with protein sequence MSLKVKLGLLAAGLMLSGCMQATTYEATNTQAFKPKDKELLAKIRYTNTPVAEPYRRAIVDYHRKEAPGSIVVDSDSHYLYYVLDGGKAIRYGITVGEEAMAWSGIAKVGAMTEWPAWHPTKGEIERLGVPTFVAPGPDNPMGSRAMYLYANGKDTLFRIHGTNQPEYIGASISSGCIRLTNEDAIDLYNRVKVGTIVVVLDPKKGDSPYKPQMALQGGGTYAAMQ encoded by the coding sequence ATGTCGCTGAAGGTGAAACTCGGACTCCTGGCCGCCGGCCTGATGCTGTCGGGCTGCATGCAGGCCACGACGTACGAGGCGACCAACACCCAGGCCTTCAAGCCGAAGGACAAGGAACTTCTCGCGAAGATCCGCTACACCAACACGCCGGTGGCCGAGCCCTATCGGCGCGCGATCGTCGACTATCACCGCAAGGAAGCTCCTGGCTCGATCGTCGTCGATTCCGACAGCCACTACCTCTATTACGTGCTGGATGGCGGCAAGGCGATCCGCTACGGCATCACCGTCGGCGAAGAGGCCATGGCCTGGTCGGGCATCGCCAAGGTCGGCGCCATGACCGAGTGGCCGGCTTGGCATCCGACCAAGGGCGAGATCGAGCGTCTGGGCGTTCCGACCTTCGTCGCCCCGGGCCCCGACAATCCGATGGGCTCGCGCGCGATGTACCTCTATGCCAACGGCAAGGACACGCTGTTCCGCATCCACGGCACCAACCAGCCGGAATATATCGGCGCCTCGATCTCCTCGGGATGCATCCGCCTGACGAACGAGGACGCGATCGACCTCTATAACCGGGTGAAGGTCGGCACCATCGTCGTGGTCCTCGATCCGAAGAAGGGTGATTCGCCCTACAAGCCGCAGATGGCGCTGCAGGGCGGGGGCACCTACGCTGCGATGCAGTGA